The following are from one region of the Cervus canadensis isolate Bull #8, Minnesota chromosome 23, ASM1932006v1, whole genome shotgun sequence genome:
- the CHMP1B gene encoding charged multivesicular body protein 1b, with translation MSNMEKHLFNLKFAAKELGRSAKKCDKEEKAEKAKIKKAIQKGNMEVARIHAENAIRQKNQAVNFLRMSARVDAVAARVQTAVTMGKVTKSMAGVVKSMDATLKTMNLEKISALMDKFEHQFETLDVQTQQMEDTMSSTTTLTTPQGQVDMLLQEMADEAGLDLNMELPQGQTGSVGTSVASAEQDELSQRLARLRDQV, from the coding sequence ATGTCCAACATGGAGAAACACCTGTTCAACTTAAAGTTCGCGGCCAAGGAACTGGGCAGGAGTGCCAAAAAATGCGACAAGGAGGAAAAGGCCGAAAAGGCCAAGATTAAAAAGGCCATTCAGAAGGGCAATATGGAAGTTGCGAGGATTCACGCAGAGAACGCGATTCGCCAGAAGAACCAGGCTGTGAATTTCTTGAGGATGAGCGCGCGGGTGGACGCAGTGGCCGCCAGGGTCCAGACGGCCGTGACGATGGGCAAGGTGACCAAGTCGATGGCCGGAGTGGTTAAGTCGATGGACGCGACGTTGAAGACCATGAACCTCGAGAAGATCTCCGCCCTGATGGACAAGTTCGAGCACCAGTTCGAGACGCTGGACGTTCAGACACAGCAGATGGAGGATACGATGAGCAGCACGACGACGCTGACCACTCCCCAAGGCCAGGTGGACATGCTGCTGCAGGAAATGGCAGACGAGGCCGGCCTCGACCTCAACATGGAGCTGCCGCAGGGCCAGACCGGCTCCGTGGGCACGAGCGTGGCCTCGGCCGAGCAGGACGAACTGTCCCAGAGGTTGGCCCGCCTGCGGGACCAGGTGTGA